One segment of Octopus sinensis linkage group LG27, ASM634580v1, whole genome shotgun sequence DNA contains the following:
- the LOC115225104 gene encoding uncharacterized protein LOC115225104 isoform X3 — MPPSILTSKLTIYPGHHLCKIAVEAKFSRVRKKHRKADETEGSRNDVEVKPGPDTKADETKGSRNVAVEAKASSMWKKHRKADEAEGSRNDVEVKPGPDTKADETEGSRNDMGTIKESGSNAPGTSMPNYAIIIPAIIQCFAAILL, encoded by the exons ATGCCTCCAAGCATATTGACCAGCAAGCTGACCATTTACCCAGGTCACCACCTTTGTAAAA TAGCTGTAGAAGCAAAATTCTCCCGCGTGCGGAAAAAACATAGAAAAGCAGATGAAACCGAAGGTTCCCGAAATG ATGTAGAAGTCAAACCGGGGCCAGACACAAAAGCAGATGAAACCAAAGGTTCCCGAAATG TAGCTGTAGAAGCAAAAGCCTCCAGCATGTGGAAAAAACATCGAAAAGCAGATGAAGCCGAAGGTTCCCGAAATG ATGTAGAAGTCAAACCGGGGCCAGACACAAAAGCAGATGAAACCGAAGGTTCCCGAAATG ATATGGGAACAATAAAAGAGTCTGGATCAAACGCACCAGGAACCAGCATGCCCAACTATGCGATAATTATCCCTGCCATAATACAGTGCTTTGCTGCGATTCTTTTATAA
- the LOC115225104 gene encoding uncharacterized protein LOC115225104 isoform X4, translating into MPPSILTSKLTIYPGHHLCKIAVEAKFSRVRKKHRKADETEGSRNDVEVKPGPDTKADETKGSRNDVEVKPGPDTKADETKGSRNDVEVKPGPDTKADETEGSRNDMGTIKESGSNAPGTSMPNYAIIIPAIIQCFAAILL; encoded by the exons ATGCCTCCAAGCATATTGACCAGCAAGCTGACCATTTACCCAGGTCACCACCTTTGTAAAA TAGCTGTAGAAGCAAAATTCTCCCGCGTGCGGAAAAAACATAGAAAAGCAGATGAAACCGAAGGTTCCCGAAATG ATGTAGAAGTCAAACCGGGGCCAGACACAAAAGCAGATGAAACCAAAGGTTCCCGAAATG ATGTAGAAGTCAAACCGGGGCCAGACACAAAAGCAGATGAAACCAAAGGTTCCCGAAATG ATGTAGAAGTCAAACCGGGGCCAGACACAAAAGCAGATGAAACCGAAGGTTCCCGAAATG ATATGGGAACAATAAAAGAGTCTGGATCAAACGCACCAGGAACCAGCATGCCCAACTATGCGATAATTATCCCTGCCATAATACAGTGCTTTGCTGCGATTCTTTTATAA
- the LOC115225104 gene encoding uncharacterized protein LOC115225104 isoform X1, which yields MPPSILTSKLTIYPGHHLCKIAVEAKFSRVRKKHRKADETEGSRNDVEVKPGPDTKADETKGSRNDVEVKPGPDTKADETKGSRNVAVEAKASSMWKKHRKADEAEGSRNDVEVKPGPDTKADETEGSRNDMGTIKESGSNAPGTSMPNYAIIIPAIIQCFAAILL from the exons ATGCCTCCAAGCATATTGACCAGCAAGCTGACCATTTACCCAGGTCACCACCTTTGTAAAA TAGCTGTAGAAGCAAAATTCTCCCGCGTGCGGAAAAAACATAGAAAAGCAGATGAAACCGAAGGTTCCCGAAATG ATGTAGAAGTCAAACCGGGGCCAGACACAAAAGCAGATGAAACCAAAGGTTCCCGAAATG ATGTAGAAGTCAAACCGGGGCCAGACACAAAAGCAGATGAAACCAAAGGTTCCCGAAATG TAGCTGTAGAAGCAAAAGCCTCCAGCATGTGGAAAAAACATCGAAAAGCAGATGAAGCCGAAGGTTCCCGAAATG ATGTAGAAGTCAAACCGGGGCCAGACACAAAAGCAGATGAAACCGAAGGTTCCCGAAATG ATATGGGAACAATAAAAGAGTCTGGATCAAACGCACCAGGAACCAGCATGCCCAACTATGCGATAATTATCCCTGCCATAATACAGTGCTTTGCTGCGATTCTTTTATAA
- the LOC115225104 gene encoding uncharacterized protein LOC115225104 isoform X2 produces MNLTKLFICLFALYFLAVEAKFSRVRKKHRKADETEGSRNDVEVKPGPDTKADETKGSRNDVEVKPGPDTKADETKGSRNVAVEAKASSMWKKHRKADEAEGSRNDVEVKPGPDTKADETEGSRNDMGTIKESGSNAPGTSMPNYAIIIPAIIQCFAAILL; encoded by the exons atGAACTTGACAAAGTTGTTCATATGTCTATTTGCATTATATTTct TAGCTGTAGAAGCAAAATTCTCCCGCGTGCGGAAAAAACATAGAAAAGCAGATGAAACCGAAGGTTCCCGAAATG ATGTAGAAGTCAAACCGGGGCCAGACACAAAAGCAGATGAAACCAAAGGTTCCCGAAATG ATGTAGAAGTCAAACCGGGGCCAGACACAAAAGCAGATGAAACCAAAGGTTCCCGAAATG TAGCTGTAGAAGCAAAAGCCTCCAGCATGTGGAAAAAACATCGAAAAGCAGATGAAGCCGAAGGTTCCCGAAATG ATGTAGAAGTCAAACCGGGGCCAGACACAAAAGCAGATGAAACCGAAGGTTCCCGAAATG ATATGGGAACAATAAAAGAGTCTGGATCAAACGCACCAGGAACCAGCATGCCCAACTATGCGATAATTATCCCTGCCATAATACAGTGCTTTGCTGCGATTCTTTTATAA